One window from the genome of [Mycobacterium] stephanolepidis encodes:
- the gyrA gene encoding DNA gyrase subunit A: protein MTDTTLPPGGDDAVDRIEPVDIQQEMQRSYIDYAMSVIVGRALPEVRDGLKPVHRRVLYAMYDSGFRPDRSHAKSARSVAETMGNYHPHGDSSIYDTLVRMAQPWSLRYPLVDGQGNFGSPGNDPAAAMRYTEARLTPLAMEMLREIDEETVDFIPNYDGRVMEPTVLPSRFPNLLANGSGGIAVGMATNMPPHNLRELAEAVYWALDNHEADEETTLKAVCEKITGPDFPTSGLIVGTQGIHEAYTTGRGSIRMRGVAEIEEDAKGRTSLVITELPYQVNHDNFITSIADQVRDGKIAGISNIEDQSSDRVGLRIVVILKRDAVAKVVLNNLYKHTQLQTSFGANMLSIVDGVPRTLRLDQLIRHYVNHQLDVIIRRTRYRLRKANERAHILRGLVKALDALDEVIALIRASATVDIARQGLIELLDVDEIQAQAILDMQLRRLAALERQKIVDDLAKIEAEIADLEDILAKPERQRAIVRDELSELVERYGDDRRTRIISADGDVADEDLIAREDVVVTITETGYAKRTKTDLYRSQKRGGKGVQGAGLKQDDIVKHFFVCSTHDWILFFTTKGRVYRAKAYDLPEAARTARGQHVANLLAFQPEERIAQVIQIKSYEDAPYLVLATRNGLVKKSKLTDFDSNRSGGLVAVNLRDGDELVGAVLCASEDDLLLVSAHGQSIRFSATDEALRPMGRATSGVQGMRFNGEDELLSLNVLREGTYLLVATSGGYSKRTAIEEYPVQGRGGKGVLTVQYDPRRGSLVGALVVDEESELYAITSGGGVIRTIAKQVRKAGRQTKGVRLMNLGEGDTLLAIAHNADEGDADPDDDTVGASE from the coding sequence ATCGCAGCCACGCAAAGTCGGCGCGCTCGGTGGCCGAGACCATGGGTAACTACCACCCGCACGGCGACTCCTCCATCTACGACACTTTGGTGCGTATGGCGCAGCCCTGGTCGCTGCGCTACCCGCTGGTGGACGGCCAGGGAAACTTCGGCTCTCCGGGTAATGATCCGGCCGCCGCCATGCGTTACACCGAGGCCCGGCTCACGCCGCTGGCCATGGAGATGTTGCGTGAAATCGACGAGGAGACAGTCGATTTCATCCCAAACTACGACGGCCGTGTCATGGAGCCGACCGTACTGCCGAGCCGGTTCCCGAACCTGCTGGCCAACGGCAGCGGTGGTATCGCCGTCGGTATGGCCACCAACATGCCGCCGCACAATCTGCGTGAGTTGGCCGAGGCGGTGTACTGGGCACTCGACAACCACGAGGCCGACGAGGAGACCACCCTCAAGGCAGTCTGCGAAAAGATCACCGGACCCGACTTCCCGACATCCGGGTTGATCGTTGGGACACAAGGGATTCACGAGGCCTACACCACCGGGCGTGGCTCGATCCGTATGCGCGGAGTCGCCGAGATCGAGGAAGACGCCAAGGGCAGAACGTCTTTGGTGATCACAGAGTTGCCGTACCAGGTCAACCACGACAACTTCATCACCTCGATCGCCGACCAGGTGCGCGACGGCAAGATCGCCGGCATCTCCAACATCGAAGACCAGAGTTCCGACCGCGTCGGCCTTCGAATTGTGGTGATACTCAAGCGCGATGCAGTGGCCAAGGTGGTGCTGAACAACCTTTACAAGCACACCCAGCTGCAGACCAGCTTCGGCGCCAACATGCTGTCGATCGTCGACGGTGTCCCCCGCACGTTGCGCCTCGATCAGCTGATCCGGCATTACGTCAATCACCAGTTGGACGTCATCATCCGGCGTACCCGGTACCGGTTGCGCAAGGCCAACGAGCGCGCACACATCTTGCGCGGTCTGGTCAAAGCCCTTGATGCCCTTGATGAAGTGATCGCATTGATCCGCGCCTCGGCGACGGTCGACATCGCGCGCCAGGGCCTGATCGAGCTGCTCGACGTCGATGAGATCCAGGCGCAGGCCATCCTCGATATGCAGCTGCGTCGCCTGGCGGCGTTGGAGCGGCAGAAGATCGTCGACGACCTGGCCAAGATCGAGGCAGAGATCGCGGACCTCGAGGACATCCTGGCCAAGCCGGAGCGTCAGCGGGCCATCGTCCGGGACGAACTGAGCGAACTGGTCGAACGCTACGGCGACGACCGTCGCACGCGCATCATCTCCGCCGATGGCGATGTTGCCGACGAAGACCTCATCGCACGTGAGGACGTCGTCGTCACCATCACCGAAACCGGATACGCAAAGCGCACCAAGACCGACCTGTACCGCAGCCAGAAGCGCGGCGGTAAGGGCGTGCAGGGTGCGGGCCTCAAGCAGGACGACATCGTCAAGCACTTCTTCGTGTGCTCGACGCATGACTGGATTCTCTTCTTCACCACCAAGGGCCGCGTCTACCGCGCCAAGGCGTACGACCTGCCCGAGGCGGCCCGTACCGCGCGCGGTCAGCATGTGGCCAACCTGCTGGCCTTCCAGCCGGAGGAGCGCATCGCACAGGTCATCCAGATCAAGAGCTACGAGGACGCCCCTTACCTGGTGCTGGCCACCAGGAACGGTTTGGTGAAGAAGTCCAAGCTCACCGATTTCGATTCCAACCGCAGCGGTGGTCTGGTGGCCGTCAACCTGCGTGACGGCGACGAACTGGTGGGTGCGGTGTTGTGCGCCTCCGAGGATGACTTGCTGCTCGTCTCGGCGCACGGCCAGTCCATCCGGTTCAGTGCCACCGACGAGGCGTTGCGGCCGATGGGCCGCGCTACCTCCGGCGTGCAGGGCATGCGATTCAACGGCGAGGATGAGCTGTTGTCGCTCAACGTCCTCCGCGAGGGCACCTACCTGCTGGTGGCGACGTCGGGCGGCTACTCCAAGCGCACCGCGATCGAGGAGTACCCGGTGCAGGGACGTGGCGGTAAGGGCGTGCTGACGGTTCAGTACGACCCGCGCCGCGGTTCTCTGGTGGGTGCACTCGTCGTGGACGAGGAGTCGGAGCTGTACGCCATCACCTCCGGCGGCGGCGTCATCCGCACCATCGCGAAACAGGTTCGTAAGGCCGGTCGTCAGACCAAGGGCGTGCGGTTGATGAACCTCGGCGAGGGCGACACCCTATTGGCAATCGCGCATAATGCCGATGAGGGTGATGCTGACCCTGACGACGACACAGTCGGCGCAAGCGAGTAA
- a CDS encoding DUF3566 domain-containing protein, protein MSSPNDPGESGANERPVDQADLPPWQRAERRRGSHAAATGPQRIPSREPRPGGVPTEIIPIVDDATAPPTAPTSAPRPGPRPSAGLDARLSRFISGTAAPAGFNTPAERPEPEAAPEPEPYDEVPERPERPERPERSERTERPEPVRSGTPWGDSSTQEPVRAPKNNDLPDLSGPVPRPPRRSDAAQGGSAVTVGPARRGPLRAAMQIRRVDPWATLKVSLVLSVVFFFVWMIAVAMLYLVLGAMGVWSKLNENVGELITNSGGGELVSSGTIFGTALLIGLVNIVLMTAAATIGAFIYNLTTDLVGGIEVTLADRD, encoded by the coding sequence GTGAGTTCACCGAACGATCCGGGGGAGTCTGGCGCCAACGAACGCCCCGTGGACCAGGCGGACTTGCCTCCCTGGCAGCGGGCGGAGCGGCGGCGTGGTTCACACGCCGCCGCCACCGGTCCGCAGCGGATTCCCAGCAGGGAACCGCGCCCTGGCGGCGTACCGACGGAGATCATCCCCATCGTGGACGACGCGACCGCTCCTCCGACCGCTCCGACGTCGGCGCCGCGGCCCGGGCCCCGTCCGTCGGCCGGCCTGGATGCCCGGCTCAGCCGGTTCATCTCGGGTACCGCTGCCCCGGCCGGATTCAATACCCCGGCGGAGCGCCCCGAGCCCGAAGCAGCGCCGGAGCCGGAGCCCTACGACGAGGTTCCAGAGCGCCCGGAAAGGCCGGAGCGTCCCGAGAGATCGGAAAGAACGGAACGTCCCGAGCCGGTGCGTTCGGGCACCCCGTGGGGTGATTCGAGTACGCAGGAGCCCGTGCGCGCTCCCAAGAACAACGACCTGCCCGATCTGTCGGGCCCGGTCCCCCGTCCTCCGCGCAGAAGTGATGCGGCACAAGGTGGTTCGGCAGTAACGGTGGGCCCTGCGCGCCGCGGCCCGCTGCGGGCGGCCATGCAGATTAGGCGCGTGGATCCGTGGGCGACCCTCAAGGTGTCGTTGGTGCTGTCGGTGGTGTTCTTCTTCGTCTGGATGATCGCCGTCGCGATGCTGTACCTGGTGCTCGGCGCGATGGGCGTGTGGTCGAAGCTCAACGAGAACGTCGGCGAGCTGATCACCAACAGCGGCGGCGGTGAGCTGGTGTCCAGTGGCACCATCTTCGGCACCGCGCTTCTCATCGGTTTGGTGAACATCGTGCTGATGACCGCGGCCGCCACCATCGGTGCGTTCATCTACAACCTGACCACTGATCTAGTCGGTGGTATCGAGGTCACACTGGCCGATCGCGACTAA
- the cwsA gene encoding cell wall synthesis protein CwsA: protein MSLLTKTSEPAVKLTSGERLVRGLKEAALAPIDVSRGTAGLGFGLAKSAASVAGKLVRRGKAVSSEVQDAVADVVDTLPEVVSGARKRKLPRALTGLAVVGLLGAGAVAFSVLRRSGQPEPSPLAPSVDSQPQP from the coding sequence ATGAGCCTGCTGACCAAGACCTCCGAACCCGCCGTCAAGCTGACCTCAGGGGAGCGGCTCGTACGGGGTCTGAAGGAGGCCGCACTGGCCCCCATCGACGTCTCACGGGGTACCGCTGGACTCGGGTTCGGGCTGGCGAAATCTGCGGCGAGCGTGGCGGGCAAGCTGGTGCGTCGCGGTAAGGCGGTGTCCTCGGAGGTGCAGGACGCCGTGGCCGATGTCGTGGACACCCTGCCCGAGGTGGTCAGCGGAGCCCGCAAGCGCAAGCTACCGCGCGCGTTGACCGGCCTTGCGGTCGTTGGTCTGCTGGGTGCGGGTGCTGTCGCGTTCAGCGTGCTGCGGCGCTCAGGACAGCCCGAGCCGTCGCCGCTGGCGCCGAGTGTGGATTCGCAACCTCAGCCGTAG
- a CDS encoding peptidylprolyl isomerase — protein MTSPIQTQTATLHTNHGDVVIALFGNHAPKTVANFVGLADGSKDYSTKNAKGEAAGPFYDGAVFHRVIEGFMIQGGDPTGTGRGGPGYQFADEFHPELQFDKPYLLAMANAGPGTNGSQFFITVGKTPHLNRKHTIFGEVVDPASQKVVDAIASTSVGRGDRPNEDVVINSITIS, from the coding sequence GTGACTTCACCAATCCAGACACAGACCGCCACCTTGCACACCAACCACGGCGACGTCGTCATCGCGCTCTTCGGCAACCACGCCCCGAAGACCGTCGCCAACTTCGTCGGCCTCGCCGATGGCAGCAAGGACTACTCCACCAAGAACGCCAAGGGCGAGGCCGCCGGCCCGTTCTACGACGGCGCAGTCTTCCACCGCGTCATCGAGGGATTCATGATCCAAGGTGGTGACCCCACCGGCACCGGCCGCGGCGGCCCCGGATACCAGTTCGCCGACGAGTTCCACCCCGAGCTGCAGTTCGACAAGCCGTATCTGCTGGCCATGGCCAACGCCGGACCGGGTACCAATGGCTCGCAGTTCTTCATCACCGTCGGCAAGACCCCGCACCTGAACCGCAAGCACACCATCTTCGGTGAGGTTGTGGACCCGGCTTCTCAGAAGGTCGTCGACGCCATCGCCTCCACCTCCGTCGGCCGCGGCGACCGTCCCAACGAGGACGTCGTGATCAACTCCATCACCATCAGCTAG
- a CDS encoding rhomboid family intramembrane serine protease, protein MRSAPVGQQCVECVQQGAKSVRQVKPLRQARAWVTWALIAVNVLVYSAVVGGTDETMAVTTSPLFRDLVLYLPWVAQGELWRTVTAGFLHFGLMHIGVNMLSLALIGPGLEHAFGRERYATIYGTALLGSSAIAMWFSPNALVAGASGAIYGLLGAALVLYLRERLNPQTIIIVLVLNIGLSISLPGISLAGHMGGLLFGVLSAGALLYYREVCRGIGVPDLVQKPSTPWVLAAVVIALSVALIVARVLTYSG, encoded by the coding sequence ATGCGATCAGCGCCCGTTGGACAGCAGTGTGTCGAATGCGTCCAGCAGGGCGCCAAGTCGGTACGTCAGGTCAAACCGCTGCGGCAGGCGCGGGCCTGGGTCACCTGGGCGCTGATCGCTGTCAACGTGCTCGTGTACTCCGCCGTGGTGGGGGGCACCGATGAGACGATGGCCGTCACCACCAGCCCGCTGTTCCGGGATCTGGTCCTGTACTTGCCGTGGGTGGCGCAGGGTGAGCTGTGGCGCACGGTCACCGCGGGCTTCCTGCATTTCGGCCTGATGCACATCGGGGTCAACATGCTCTCGCTGGCCTTGATCGGGCCCGGACTGGAGCACGCGTTCGGGCGTGAGCGCTATGCCACGATCTACGGCACCGCGCTACTGGGCAGCAGTGCCATCGCCATGTGGTTCAGTCCAAATGCGTTGGTGGCCGGTGCATCCGGCGCCATTTACGGTCTGCTGGGTGCGGCACTGGTGCTGTATCTGCGGGAGCGGCTGAACCCGCAGACCATCATCATCGTGCTGGTGCTCAACATCGGGCTGAGTATCTCGCTGCCGGGCATCTCGTTGGCCGGGCATATGGGTGGGCTGTTGTTCGGCGTCCTGAGCGCGGGCGCGCTGCTGTACTACCGCGAGGTGTGCCGTGGGATCGGCGTGCCGGACCTGGTTCAGAAGCCCTCGACGCCGTGGGTGCTGGCTGCGGTTGTGATCGCGTTGTCGGTGGCGCTCATCGTGGCGAGGGTTCTCACCTATTCCGGATAG
- a CDS encoding SAM-dependent methyltransferase — protein MDGQPEKAVTSPAHKYQFDLIAAALRALESRRGHPLIDDPLAEVLVTAANEPLSSAFLATGFPENPSAADGTFLLINASGIFTRYGDDFIATELESGTRQVVQFVAGLDTRAYRLPWPTDAVLYEVDHPHTLEFRSRVLREHGAVPAVTQRLVPVATTAGPWAEDLCAAGLDPEQPTAWLIAPLIMAGLPGQAQDLLFERIIELSAPGSAICSDANIFLPSTETWDSLAEPVVPDDIRAANFWMLTYPDSRMPPADWLTGHGWATDVQTAAEIAAHYDRPFTDDVPDIVKQHTQWQFLRAKLPHVHYPE, from the coding sequence GGAAAAGGCTGTGACCTCGCCTGCGCACAAATATCAGTTCGATCTGATTGCCGCAGCTCTACGGGCGCTGGAAAGTCGGCGCGGCCATCCATTGATCGACGATCCACTTGCGGAGGTCCTGGTCACCGCGGCGAACGAGCCGCTCAGTAGCGCCTTCCTCGCCACCGGATTTCCCGAGAACCCCTCGGCAGCCGACGGCACCTTTCTTCTCATCAACGCGTCGGGAATCTTCACGCGGTACGGCGACGACTTCATCGCCACGGAGCTTGAATCGGGAACCCGGCAAGTCGTGCAGTTCGTCGCGGGCTTGGACACTCGCGCCTACCGGCTCCCATGGCCGACCGACGCCGTTCTGTACGAGGTGGACCATCCGCACACGCTGGAGTTCCGGTCTCGCGTGCTCAGGGAGCACGGCGCGGTCCCCGCGGTGACGCAGCGCCTGGTGCCCGTGGCGACGACCGCCGGTCCGTGGGCGGAGGATCTGTGCGCCGCGGGCCTCGACCCAGAACAGCCCACCGCCTGGCTGATCGCGCCACTGATCATGGCGGGCCTGCCCGGCCAGGCGCAGGACCTGCTCTTCGAGCGCATCATCGAGCTTTCCGCGCCGGGTAGCGCCATCTGCAGCGACGCCAACATCTTTCTGCCGTCGACCGAGACCTGGGATTCACTCGCCGAACCCGTTGTCCCCGACGATATTCGGGCGGCCAACTTCTGGATGTTGACATATCCGGATTCCCGCATGCCCCCCGCGGACTGGCTGACCGGGCACGGCTGGGCCACCGATGTACAGACCGCCGCCGAGATCGCCGCACACTACGACCGGCCGTTCACCGACGACGTACCGGACATCGTCAAGCAGCACACTCAATGGCAGTTCCTCAGAGCCAAGCTGCCGCACGTGCACTATCCGGAATAG